In Mycoplasma sp. OR1901, the following are encoded in one genomic region:
- the fmt gene encoding methionyl-tRNA formyltransferase, whose protein sequence is MKIVLAGTPEFSVPIFEEIINNFEVVAIVSQPDKPNKRGNITTPTPTKLLANKYNIKLFQPNKIKEIEQELKDLDYDLFLTCAFGQYIPESVLKIAKLGSINIHGSLLPKYRGAAPIQYSLLNGDSKTGISLIYMGKVMDAGDIIFKAEIDILEHDTSDSMFKKLSVLAKENITNWLTKFQANDFEVEKQDESLVILSPKLLKEDALLESTLTTDEAFNKIRAFSSNPGAYILLNNKRVKIFYANKVKEHNNALVLEFSDGNLYATDYQFDSKKRVNLLEKIS, encoded by the coding sequence ATGAAAATAGTTTTAGCTGGAACACCAGAATTTTCCGTTCCTATTTTTGAAGAAATAATTAATAACTTTGAAGTTGTTGCAATAGTATCTCAACCTGATAAACCAAATAAGCGTGGAAATATAACAACTCCTACTCCAACAAAATTGCTTGCAAATAAATACAATATAAAGTTATTTCAACCAAACAAAATTAAAGAAATTGAACAAGAATTAAAAGATTTAGATTACGATTTATTTTTAACTTGTGCTTTTGGCCAATATATTCCAGAAAGTGTATTAAAAATTGCTAAACTTGGTTCAATTAATATTCATGGTTCACTTTTACCTAAATATCGTGGAGCTGCTCCGATTCAATATTCACTTCTAAATGGTGATTCTAAAACTGGAATTAGTTTAATTTATATGGGTAAGGTTATGGATGCTGGTGATATTATTTTTAAAGCTGAAATTGATATTTTAGAGCACGATACTTCTGATTCTATGTTTAAAAAGTTAAGTGTTTTAGCGAAAGAAAACATTACTAATTGACTAACTAAATTTCAAGCAAATGATTTCGAAGTCGAAAAACAAGATGAAAGTTTAGTTATTTTATCACCAAAATTATTAAAAGAAGATGCATTATTAGAGTCTACTCTAACGACCGATGAAGCTTTTAATAAAATTAGAGCATTCAGTTCAAATCCTGGAGCATATATTTTATTAAATAACAAAAGAGTTAAAATATTTTACGCTAACAAAGTAAAAGAACATAATAACGCTTTAGTTTTAGAATTTTCGGATGGAAATTTATATGCTACAGATTATCAATTTGATTCAAAGAAAAGAGTAAATTTACTTGAAAAAATATCTTAA
- the gap gene encoding type I glyceraldehyde-3-phosphate dehydrogenase, translating into MKKIAINGFGRIGRLFFRRLLESQSDVQVVAVNDLTDAKTLAHLLKYDTAFRTLNVEVEAKEGAIVVDGREIKVFAERDPENLPWGELGIDVVVESTGFFTKREGAEKHLKAGAKKVVVSAPSDSDVKTVVYNVNHDILNADDKLISAASCTTNCLAPLTKVLSDKFGIVSGLMTTIHAYTGDQRLQDAPHRDLRRARAAASNMVPTTTGAAKAIGLVIPEAAGKLDGSAIRVPVLTGSIVDLTVRLEKQPTLEEVNAAMKEAESESFKYETNPIVSSDIVGSTHGSIFDSLLTQVQPTEEGNVYKLFSWYDNEMSYVSQLVRTVVHFAKL; encoded by the coding sequence ATGAAAAAAATAGCAATTAACGGATTCGGTAGAATCGGTAGATTATTCTTCCGTAGATTATTAGAATCACAATCAGACGTTCAAGTTGTTGCAGTTAACGACTTAACAGACGCTAAAACATTAGCACACTTATTAAAATACGATACAGCATTTAGAACATTAAATGTTGAAGTTGAGGCAAAAGAAGGTGCTATTGTTGTTGACGGTAGAGAAATTAAAGTATTCGCAGAAAGAGATCCAGAAAACTTACCATGAGGTGAATTAGGAATCGATGTAGTTGTTGAATCAACAGGTTTCTTTACAAAACGTGAAGGAGCTGAAAAACACTTAAAAGCAGGAGCTAAAAAAGTTGTTGTTTCTGCACCATCAGATTCAGACGTTAAAACAGTTGTTTACAACGTTAACCATGACATTTTAAACGCAGATGACAAATTAATTTCTGCTGCATCATGTACAACAAACTGTTTAGCACCATTAACAAAAGTATTATCAGATAAATTCGGAATTGTTTCAGGTTTAATGACAACAATCCACGCATACACAGGAGACCAAAGATTACAAGATGCTCCTCACCGTGACTTACGTAGAGCACGTGCTGCAGCTTCAAACATGGTTCCTACAACAACAGGAGCAGCTAAAGCAATCGGTTTAGTAATTCCTGAAGCAGCTGGTAAATTAGATGGTTCAGCAATTCGTGTTCCTGTTTTAACAGGTTCAATCGTTGACTTAACAGTTAGATTAGAAAAACAACCTACATTAGAAGAAGTTAACGCAGCTATGAAAGAAGCTGAAAGTGAATCATTCAAATATGAAACAAACCCAATCGTATCATCAGATATCGTGGGTTCAACACACGGATCAATCTTCGATTCATTATTAACACAAGTTCAACCTACAGAAGAAGGTAACGTTTACAAATTATTCTCATGATATGATAATGAAATGTCATACGTTTCACAATTAGTTAGAACAGTTGTTCACTTCGCAAAATTATAA
- the recU gene encoding Holliday junction resolvase RecU, which produces MFLENVINKTISWLWQNNIAYIEKKSLNIVFKGVEKTSKNNNLIGAKVAKKSTVDYIGCYNGKFICFEAKSVNIDRFSLDNIKQHQFDYLRLIDRNGGISFLILFFSQYNEFYYLDIDFLSSVYKNKEIKSVTYEEVKKNSRELTLEFPGILNILSF; this is translated from the coding sequence ATGTTCCTTGAGAACGTAATAAATAAAACAATTTCGTGGTTATGACAAAATAATATAGCTTATATAGAAAAGAAATCGCTAAACATAGTTTTTAAGGGTGTAGAAAAGACTTCTAAGAACAATAATTTGATTGGTGCTAAAGTCGCTAAAAAGAGCACTGTAGACTATATTGGATGCTATAATGGTAAGTTTATATGTTTTGAAGCTAAAAGTGTTAATATAGATCGATTTTCGCTTGATAATATTAAACAACATCAGTTTGATTATCTGAGGTTAATAGATAGAAACGGGGGTATTTCTTTCTTGATTTTATTCTTTTCTCAATACAATGAGTTTTATTATCTTGATATTGATTTTTTAAGTTCCGTATACAAGAATAAGGAAATTAAATCAGTTACATACGAAGAAGTAAAAAAGAATTCAAGAGAATTAACTCTTGAATTTCCTGGAATTTTGAATATATTAAGCTTTTAA
- a CDS encoding HU family DNA-binding protein has protein sequence MTKKEFIIEVADRLEMKTKDVEQFLDACVFVLKEQLIAEDTVKLAQLGIFSTVVKPQRTITNRFTKELQVVPQKRVIKYKPSKYLRDLIDLKA, from the coding sequence ATGACAAAAAAAGAATTCATTATCGAAGTTGCCGATAGATTAGAAATGAAAACAAAAGATGTAGAACAATTTTTAGATGCATGTGTATTCGTACTTAAAGAGCAATTAATCGCAGAAGATACTGTTAAACTTGCTCAATTAGGTATTTTCTCAACAGTTGTTAAACCACAACGTACAATTACAAACAGATTTACAAAAGAACTACAAGTAGTTCCACAAAAACGTGTTATAAAATACAAACCGTCAAAATATCTACGTGATTTAATTGACTTAAAAGCTTAA
- a CDS encoding helix-turn-helix domain-containing protein: MYYTTKKYKQITKEERFFIQKSIENNYSLRSIARELNRNISSISREFKKNCNYYGSYDFEFADQQRLKRKSYKYLFRFDINFKFEDFSNYFKKKYDKKFHGVKATYNYVKEHNNILMPSIKTVFNWIKTNKWIIKRKDRLRLYYKKGRKTLYICNK, encoded by the coding sequence ATGTATTATACAACAAAAAAATACAAGCAAATTACTAAAGAAGAAAGATTCTTCATACAAAAAAGTATTGAAAATAACTATTCTTTAAGAAGTATTGCTAGAGAATTGAATAGAAATATTTCATCAATTTCAAGAGAATTTAAAAAGAATTGCAACTATTATGGTAGTTATGATTTTGAATTTGCAGATCAACAAAGATTGAAAAGAAAATCATATAAATACCTTTTTAGATTTGATATAAATTTCAAATTTGAAGATTTTAGTAATTATTTTAAGAAAAAATATGATAAAAAATTTCATGGTGTTAAGGCAACATATAATTATGTAAAAGAACATAATAACATTTTAATGCCATCTATAAAAACAGTTTTTAATTGAATTAAAACAAATAAATGAATTATTAAAAGAAAAGATAGATTAAGACTTTATTATAAAAAAGGAAGGAAAACGCTCTACATCTGTAATAAATAG
- a CDS encoding IS30 family transposase — protein MDLRLEFGHWEADLVIGKRSNGYKNILTLTERKTRIGFADFVYSKSPNEINSKLREIIKKNSLNVKTITIDNGIEFEKIGILAKWLDIKIYRAEPYASFQRGSNENWNGLIRREFKKGFDFNTITFESLQEIVYKINNMPREILDWKTSNEEFIKENCP, from the coding sequence ATCGATTTAAGATTGGAATTTGGTCATTGAGAGGCTGATTTAGTCATAGGAAAAAGATCTAACGGTTATAAAAATATATTAACTTTGACAGAGCGTAAAACCAGAATTGGTTTTGCGGACTTTGTTTATTCTAAATCTCCTAACGAAATTAATTCTAAATTAAGAGAAATTATTAAGAAAAATAGTCTTAATGTTAAAACAATAACCATCGATAATGGTATTGAATTTGAAAAGATTGGCATTTTAGCTAAATGGTTAGATATTAAAATCTATAGGGCGGAACCATATGCATCATTCCAACGTGGATCAAACGAAAATTGAAATGGACTTATACGTAGAGAATTTAAAAAGGGATTTGATTTCAATACAATAACTTTTGAATCCCTACAAGAAATAGTTTATAAAATAAATAATATGCCTAGAGAAATCTTAGATTGAAAAACATCTAACGAAGAATTTATCAAAGAAAACTGTCCTTAA
- the tpiA gene encoding triose-phosphate isomerase, which yields MKELIIIGNWKMNKNFSETEKFINDFSNEYQAKKDLIYKNVKFGVGVPAVNLAAFKSNKVAELKLAAQNVSDKPKGAFTGEVSTSMLNDLNVDYVILGHSERRTYYHETNEEVYAKAKATIEAGMTPIICVGETLEEYEKGLTKEVVKTQIEKSVGDLDHDKIVVAYEPIWAIGTGKVATPEIAQDVCQYIHSITSNNLKVQYGGSVNPKNINELSSQNDIDGFLVGGASLEVESFVQLLTLGK from the coding sequence ATGAAAGAATTAATAATAATTGGTAATTGAAAAATGAATAAAAATTTCTCTGAAACAGAAAAATTTATTAACGATTTTTCAAACGAATACCAAGCAAAAAAAGATTTAATTTATAAAAATGTTAAATTTGGTGTTGGAGTACCTGCTGTAAATTTAGCTGCATTTAAATCAAACAAAGTAGCAGAATTAAAATTAGCTGCTCAAAACGTTAGTGATAAACCAAAAGGTGCATTTACAGGTGAAGTTTCAACATCAATGTTAAACGATTTAAATGTTGACTACGTAATTTTAGGACACTCTGAAAGACGTACATACTACCACGAAACAAATGAAGAAGTTTATGCTAAAGCTAAAGCTACAATTGAAGCTGGTATGACTCCAATTATTTGTGTTGGTGAAACATTAGAAGAATACGAAAAAGGTTTAACAAAAGAAGTTGTTAAAACACAAATCGAAAAATCAGTTGGTGATTTAGACCACGATAAAATTGTTGTAGCTTATGAACCAATTTGAGCTATTGGAACAGGTAAAGTTGCGACTCCAGAAATTGCACAAGATGTATGTCAATATATTCACTCAATTACTTCAAATAATTTAAAAGTTCAATACGGTGGAAGTGTTAACCCTAAAAATATTAATGAATTATCATCACAAAATGATATCGATGGATTTTTAGTTGGTGGAGCTTCATTAGAAGTTGAGAGCTTTGTTCAATTATTAACATTAGGTAAATAA
- a CDS encoding Mbov_0121 family peptidase domain-containing ABC transporter: MEKQYDYRDCSLYVFKYYAKKYHNENYDINELKSNVIYDKTGISLSNLKDLISVYGYNLTSYYCKIRELKELDKTEYPFGAIVSNNNFQHIVFIESLNNNIIKYYDPTYGKILSLDIKEFEKIFLNILVKFNKKTAQKHNFDLTKSIFHFNRHSYFLFFSLTLELILNLIYPLVTKYVLQSLVPSKQTSEFYYIMIFFITFIAFSLLVNLIINKLIRWSVLNNFDLKFKNLIETFSKENVGLINNLNEIEIKQRVTNIYQIEAHKITFIPRVIYVLLSFIISLIIIFITSQLLTLIISVIGLLVFSFTFMYYLWYRKSTNLLLNESKSLDKTLNNYIKVLKTNYLSFEEEKFKTRLIDNFESHNLTFKNFLTLETYFDTTNKFIDMMIPLIILFFGILQIWNSKINLYQLLFFLTGIKMFLNPLKQIEPIIKDRQSYKLNKNMLNIFKKEKSQDKLDSSDSGIIKSIKLSYVSYKYNKNQEKYNINIPRLILEKNNILKGNNGSGKTTLCSLLVGKYNPTNGEIFINNNIVNIYKNKQIKQRFCYIGDNKNIPDSTLKEYLLVDDWENFISILNKFKLHEIFRNLNIEIRQDVQINQLSSGQLQFIKCLKPFLYDYDVVIFDEAFEALNETIFDILKEQYLSLLSDKLTVEISHNNKYIFNEAQVIKIEEITKFL, encoded by the coding sequence ATGGAAAAGCAATATGATTACAGAGATTGTTCGTTATATGTATTTAAGTACTATGCTAAAAAGTACCATAATGAAAATTATGATATTAACGAGTTGAAATCAAATGTTATATATGATAAAACTGGAATAAGTTTAAGTAATTTAAAAGATTTAATAAGTGTATACGGTTATAATCTAACTTCTTATTATTGCAAGATTAGAGAATTAAAAGAATTAGATAAAACCGAATATCCATTTGGTGCGATTGTGAGCAATAATAACTTTCAACATATAGTTTTTATTGAAAGTTTAAATAACAATATTATTAAATATTATGATCCAACATACGGAAAAATTTTAAGTTTAGATATTAAGGAATTCGAAAAAATATTTTTAAATATTTTAGTTAAATTTAATAAAAAAACAGCTCAAAAGCATAATTTTGATTTAACTAAAAGCATTTTTCACTTTAATAGACACTCTTACTTTTTATTCTTTTCACTTACATTAGAGCTAATCTTAAATTTAATTTATCCTTTAGTTACTAAATATGTTCTACAGTCACTAGTTCCGTCAAAACAAACTAGTGAGTTTTATTATATAATGATATTTTTTATCACTTTTATTGCATTTTCATTACTAGTAAACTTAATAATAAACAAATTAATAAGGTGAAGTGTTTTAAATAATTTTGATTTGAAATTCAAAAATTTAATAGAAACATTTTCGAAAGAGAATGTTGGTTTAATTAATAACTTAAATGAAATTGAAATTAAACAAAGAGTTACTAATATTTATCAAATAGAGGCACATAAAATAACTTTTATACCTAGAGTTATTTATGTTTTACTTTCGTTTATCATTTCTTTGATTATCATTTTTATTACAAGTCAATTATTAACTTTGATTATTTCTGTTATAGGTTTATTAGTGTTTAGTTTTACTTTTATGTATTATTTATGGTATCGAAAGTCAACGAATTTATTATTAAATGAATCAAAGAGTTTGGATAAAACTTTAAATAATTACATCAAAGTTTTAAAAACTAACTATTTATCATTTGAAGAGGAAAAATTTAAAACAAGATTAATAGATAATTTTGAATCACACAATTTAACATTCAAAAATTTTTTAACTTTAGAAACTTATTTTGACACCACAAATAAGTTTATTGACATGATGATTCCACTAATTATATTGTTTTTTGGCATCCTTCAAATTTGAAATTCAAAAATTAACTTATATCAATTATTATTCTTTTTAACAGGTATAAAAATGTTTTTAAATCCTTTAAAACAAATTGAACCAATAATAAAAGATAGGCAAAGTTATAAGTTAAATAAAAATATGTTAAATATTTTTAAAAAAGAAAAGAGTCAAGATAAATTAGATTCTAGTGATAGTGGAATAATTAAAAGTATCAAATTATCATATGTGTCATATAAATATAACAAAAATCAAGAAAAATATAATATTAATATTCCAAGGTTAATTTTAGAAAAAAATAATATTTTAAAAGGTAATAATGGTAGTGGTAAAACAACCCTCTGCTCACTACTTGTTGGTAAATACAACCCGACTAACGGTGAAATTTTTATAAATAATAATATAGTTAATATTTATAAAAATAAACAAATAAAACAAAGGTTTTGTTATATAGGAGATAATAAAAATATACCTGATTCTACACTAAAAGAATATTTATTGGTAGATGATTGAGAAAATTTTATAAGTATTTTAAATAAATTTAAATTACATGAAATATTTAGAAATCTAAATATTGAAATTAGACAAGATGTTCAAATAAATCAATTATCAAGTGGACAATTACAATTTATTAAATGTTTAAAACCATTTTTATATGATTATGATGTTGTGATATTCGACGAAGCTTTTGAAGCGCTAAATGAAACTATATTTGATATATTAAAAGAACAATATTTAAGTTTATTAAGTGATAAATTAACAGTAGAAATAAGTCATAACAACAAATATATATTCAATGAAGCGCAGGTAATAAAAATTGAAGAAATCACTAAATTTTTATAA
- a CDS encoding MAG1140 family protein, which yields MKKSLNFYKIEIFILLILIIVLSFLIYYGLFYKVVTYKNVIIYLNDDRIELKNIKPDELSNEKYNLIVFDEGFSRKFQITISNLNNNKIEIINDELKKYLIDKNNILLSSLLEYKIETINQIIYDNIISIFLKK from the coding sequence TTGAAGAAATCACTAAATTTTTATAAGATAGAAATATTTATACTATTAATATTAATAATTGTTTTATCTTTCTTAATATATTATGGTCTTTTTTATAAAGTTGTAACCTATAAAAATGTAATAATTTATTTAAATGATGATCGTATTGAACTTAAGAATATTAAACCTGACGAATTATCTAATGAAAAGTATAATTTAATAGTTTTTGATGAGGGATTTAGTAGAAAATTTCAAATAACTATTTCAAATTTAAACAATAATAAAATAGAAATAATAAATGACGAATTAAAAAAATATTTAATAGATAAAAACAACATTTTACTAAGCTCACTACTAGAATACAAAATAGAGACGATAAATCAAATTATTTACGATAATATAATTAGTATTTTCTTAAAAAAATAA
- the ybeY gene encoding rRNA maturation RNase YbeY, whose product MNKKYDISLNIKKEVKNIELFNEEMNQIINNFANYFKLDSSKKIILDVTFVSKPKIRKLNKEFRGKDYVTDILSFDFGDLEFYKNLPFIHLGELVISWDKMKKQAKEFNHSIKREYCYLFTHGLVHLYGYDHELEDERIVMNKIVDDIFNPLKIKREEY is encoded by the coding sequence ATGAATAAGAAATACGATATTTCATTGAACATTAAAAAAGAAGTAAAAAACATTGAATTATTCAATGAAGAGATGAATCAAATTATAAATAATTTTGCTAATTATTTTAAACTTGATTCAAGTAAAAAAATAATACTTGATGTAACTTTTGTTTCTAAACCTAAGATTAGAAAACTTAATAAAGAATTTAGAGGCAAAGATTATGTAACTGATATTTTATCATTTGATTTTGGAGATTTAGAATTTTACAAAAACTTACCTTTTATTCATCTTGGTGAATTAGTTATAAGCTGAGATAAAATGAAAAAACAAGCAAAAGAATTTAATCACAGTATCAAACGTGAATATTGTTATCTTTTTACTCACGGTTTAGTTCACTTATATGGCTATGATCACGAGTTAGAAGATGAAAGAATTGTTATGAATAAAATTGTGGATGATATTTTTAATCCACTTAAAATTAAAAGAGAGGAATACTAA
- the cdd gene encoding cytidine deaminase, giving the protein MIEKLRNLLSKAYAPYSNFQVAAIAIDYDGKEYYGVNVENAAYPSGLCAERSALFGSVAYGAHVGKFKEIHIISRKNEIITPCAGCRQVMTEFMPQEALVYQYSNDGQQMRVNTVAELVPYPIFMENIK; this is encoded by the coding sequence ATGATTGAAAAATTAAGAAATTTATTATCTAAAGCTTATGCACCATACTCAAACTTTCAAGTTGCTGCAATTGCTATAGATTATGATGGAAAAGAATATTACGGTGTTAATGTAGAAAACGCAGCGTACCCTTCAGGTTTATGTGCAGAAAGAAGTGCTTTATTCGGATCTGTAGCCTACGGAGCTCATGTAGGTAAATTTAAAGAAATACATATTATTTCAAGAAAAAACGAAATAATTACGCCTTGTGCAGGTTGCCGTCAAGTTATGACTGAGTTTATGCCACAGGAAGCGTTGGTGTATCAATATTCAAACGATGGACAACAAATGAGAGTAAATACAGTTGCAGAACTTGTTCCTTATCCGATTTTTATGGAGAATATTAAATAA
- the era gene encoding GTPase Era, whose protein sequence is MKICFASIVGRPNVGKSSLLNSILGYNVAIVTNVAQTTRDQITGVYTDDTHQIIFTDTPGIHKPKNKLGELLNKNAFDSIDGIDVLLFLSPADEEIGPGDKLILSRIENIKNKIAVISKIDKIKKNPEKLTKKIQELSEFNFDKIVSTDVSNDSSIVSLINIIKEYSSEGELQYDPDDITDKSMRFLAKEIIRESAIERLFDELPHSIAVSVDSFEESDEKIVIEAIMYVKKDSQKGMLIGKNASKIKEISKNARIKMSHQFGVPVSLYLKVKVAKKWNDDEKSLSKLGY, encoded by the coding sequence ATGAAAATATGTTTTGCTAGTATAGTTGGTAGACCAAATGTTGGTAAAAGTAGCTTATTAAATTCTATTTTAGGATACAACGTTGCTATTGTTACTAATGTTGCTCAAACTACAAGAGATCAAATTACAGGTGTTTATACAGATGATACCCATCAAATTATATTCACTGATACACCTGGAATTCATAAACCTAAAAATAAATTAGGTGAATTATTAAACAAAAATGCGTTTGATTCAATCGATGGAATTGATGTGTTATTATTTTTATCTCCTGCTGATGAAGAAATTGGACCTGGTGATAAATTAATATTATCTAGAATAGAAAATATTAAAAATAAAATTGCAGTTATTTCTAAGATAGATAAAATAAAGAAAAACCCTGAAAAATTAACTAAAAAAATTCAAGAATTAAGCGAATTTAATTTTGATAAAATAGTATCTACAGATGTTTCGAATGATTCATCAATTGTATCACTAATTAACATCATTAAAGAGTACTCTAGCGAAGGTGAATTACAATATGATCCAGATGATATCACTGACAAAAGTATGCGTTTTCTAGCTAAAGAAATAATTCGAGAATCTGCTATTGAAAGACTTTTTGATGAATTACCACACTCTATAGCTGTTTCTGTAGATTCTTTTGAAGAATCAGATGAAAAAATTGTTATTGAAGCAATAATGTATGTTAAAAAAGATTCTCAAAAAGGAATGCTTATAGGTAAAAACGCATCTAAAATTAAAGAGATTAGTAAAAATGCTAGAATTAAAATGTCTCATCAATTTGGAGTTCCTGTATCTTTATACTTAAAGGTTAAAGTTGCTAAAAAATGAAACGATGATGAAAAATCATTATCTAAATTAGGTTATTAA
- a CDS encoding heat-inducible transcriptional repressor HrcA, which produces MSDRLDKKLEPILKYTVKLFIEEGEPVSSQVLMNKFDDISFSSAKVRYLMKRLEEEGYLQKANCSSGRTPTLLGLNYYAVHLSESFEREMMSKLERIFKQKENDINTTVDHAANIISEMTGLTLIKTDYNNNEILKSIDMTVLDKNRATIVMVVSTGQVYHKVITIDENNNLNDIKIALKIFKERLIDAPINELAQRVFLLKDILADSIKNYQNIIESFVRQVFNDEINKYKENKIYGKNNIILSQKINRDNLNKIIELIENYSIWEKIESHFDEDEKIKISVDDTGSFMSKRIINDDRTTEISVVASSTSDYNKMRTALNALEIFMQKAKKEK; this is translated from the coding sequence ATGAGTGATAGATTAGACAAAAAATTAGAACCAATATTAAAATATACAGTCAAATTATTTATTGAAGAAGGTGAACCCGTTAGTAGTCAAGTTTTAATGAATAAATTTGATGATATAAGTTTTTCTTCAGCTAAAGTTAGATATTTAATGAAAAGACTAGAAGAAGAAGGGTATTTACAGAAAGCGAATTGTTCTAGCGGTAGAACGCCTACATTGCTTGGTTTAAATTACTATGCAGTACATTTAAGTGAATCATTTGAACGCGAAATGATGTCTAAATTAGAAAGAATATTTAAACAAAAAGAAAACGATATTAATACAACGGTTGATCATGCAGCGAATATTATTTCCGAAATGACAGGTTTAACATTGATTAAAACTGATTATAACAATAATGAAATACTTAAGAGTATTGATATGACTGTTTTAGATAAAAATAGAGCAACTATCGTTATGGTTGTTTCGACTGGACAAGTTTATCATAAAGTAATCACAATAGATGAAAACAATAATTTAAATGATATAAAAATTGCTCTTAAAATTTTTAAAGAAAGACTTATTGACGCACCTATTAACGAACTTGCGCAAAGGGTTTTCTTACTAAAAGACATCTTAGCTGATTCGATTAAAAATTATCAAAATATAATTGAATCATTTGTAAGGCAAGTGTTTAATGATGAAATCAATAAATATAAAGAAAATAAAATATATGGTAAAAATAACATTATTTTAAGTCAGAAAATCAATAGAGATAACTTAAATAAAATTATTGAATTAATCGAAAATTACTCCATTTGAGAAAAAATTGAATCACACTTTGATGAAGATGAAAAAATAAAAATATCAGTTGATGATACCGGTTCTTTTATGTCTAAACGTATTATAAACGATGATAGAACAACTGAAATTTCAGTCGTTGCATCAAGCACATCAGATTATAATAAAATGAGAACAGCACTTAATGCCTTAGAAATATTTATGCAAAAAGCAAAGAAGGAGAAATAA
- the grpE gene encoding nucleotide exchange factor GrpE — MNFQKNNKHKHTHFKEWNVIEADFKLILDEQILPQFIKEKKQVVLGKNEYINGLEIDKLIIKTPFRKEIELLVNVPNDFSNQTIAGKLVKIVLTNVKIINYDARNLELLKLKERNAELEKAVVELESKIKLNEAIFVEKAKQIAQMAEEKISKEKELLFEKSKKEKSEIKSYALQGFLEDFINPFNNFIMAQQGAENSDNDQLRNYAIGFNIVIKQMVDVLESNNAELIIPSLNTEFDPNTQQVVDVVETTNENDINNNIVKVVRYGIKVADRVITPASVVINKKISN; from the coding sequence ATGAATTTTCAAAAAAATAATAAACATAAACACACACATTTCAAAGAGTGAAACGTAATTGAAGCGGATTTTAAATTAATTTTAGATGAACAAATATTACCTCAATTCATAAAGGAGAAAAAACAAGTTGTTTTAGGTAAAAACGAATACATTAATGGTTTAGAAATTGATAAATTAATTATTAAAACACCATTCAGAAAAGAAATTGAACTATTGGTAAATGTGCCAAATGATTTTTCAAACCAAACAATTGCAGGTAAATTAGTAAAAATAGTTTTAACTAACGTAAAAATAATTAATTATGATGCACGTAATTTAGAATTATTAAAATTAAAAGAAAGAAATGCTGAATTAGAAAAAGCAGTAGTTGAACTTGAAAGTAAAATTAAATTAAATGAAGCTATCTTTGTTGAAAAAGCAAAACAAATTGCTCAAATGGCTGAAGAAAAAATTTCAAAAGAAAAAGAACTTTTATTTGAAAAATCAAAAAAAGAAAAAAGTGAAATTAAATCGTATGCTTTACAAGGTTTTTTAGAAGATTTTATAAATCCGTTTAATAACTTTATAATGGCACAACAAGGTGCTGAAAATTCAGATAATGATCAATTAAGAAATTATGCAATTGGATTTAATATTGTTATCAAACAAATGGTAGATGTTTTAGAATCTAATAATGCAGAATTAATAATACCTTCATTAAATACTGAATTTGATCCAAACACACAACAGGTAGTTGATGTAGTTGAAACAACAAACGAAAATGACATTAATAATAATATTGTTAAAGTTGTTAGATATGGTATTAAAGTAGCAGATAGGGTTATAACACCTGCGTCAGTTGTAATAAATAAAAAAATTAGCAATTAA